A genomic segment from Anaeromyxobacter sp. encodes:
- the recG gene encoding ATP-dependent DNA helicase RecG, with translation MALVPPLRFAVKDGFAGLARLAGFGETVRGAVARARALGAADTPALRALAAEGEAFDGRAPAARRLAVGRLAVHLASLVQVPEEIAVVARAARAELLGGKPAKPGAAAGSSGAPSPRPSPPLRGGEGATPRARPTVPAPPLPSGERAGVRGTSSTTSGSAPPLPSGERAGVRGGSPPAPDEDLPEAATPRPPPPEPRTPEERAARRAALACPLAAVPRAHASPRGLLEERGRATVEQALEFWPRAWQDRTTLRRIRDLQVGDEAIVLASVKSARSRRTRNGRVLLEVAVADETGGLGLVFFNAPPWKEKQLPPGATLLVSGKVTEGFGGRRQMTQPEVEVHQPGDSANFGRIVPIYPGPADWQHPALRKLMKRLCDELAPLAVDDLPAPVRARRGLLARAQALRQAHFPPPGTDLAAAAARATPAFRRLVFEELFFLQLAVALQRRGVKSKAGISFEAGPEALDRALARLPFALTGSQQKVLGEIARDMASPEPMNRLLQGDVGSGKTAVAFAAMLLAVQSGYQAVLMAPTEILAEQHARTLSRWLAGTTLEVALVGNAARGKGQQAARQLVRSGAARLVVGTHALLEAEVGFDRLGLVVVDEQHRFGVLQRAALIGKGRLPDVLVMTATPIPRTLALAFYGDLDQSKITELPPGRTPVETRLFGDSQRKKVHELARQELGLGRQVYVVYPLVAESEKSDLADATSGAEALRGVFAPHAVGLLHGKMKPEEKQSVMEAFRRGEVQVLVATTVIEVGVDVPNASVMIVEHAERFGLSQLHQLRGRVGRGAARSRCLLLARLRQAGPEARERLEALVATQDGFELARVDLKLRGPGEMLGTRQSGQALLEVADLYRDEAILEEAREEAFALVEADPSLASPEHAAAAEALRGRWASRLSLAQVG, from the coding sequence ATGGCCCTGGTGCCGCCGCTCCGCTTCGCCGTCAAGGACGGCTTCGCCGGGCTGGCGCGCCTGGCCGGCTTCGGCGAGACGGTGCGCGGCGCGGTGGCCCGGGCCCGGGCGCTGGGGGCCGCCGACACCCCGGCCCTGCGGGCCCTGGCGGCGGAGGGAGAGGCCTTCGACGGCCGCGCCCCGGCCGCGCGGCGCCTGGCGGTGGGCCGGCTGGCCGTGCACCTGGCGTCGCTGGTGCAGGTGCCGGAGGAGATCGCCGTGGTGGCCAGGGCGGCGCGGGCCGAGCTGCTGGGCGGGAAGCCGGCCAAGCCGGGGGCGGCGGCTGGCTCGAGCGGCGCCCCCTCACCCCGACCCTCTCCCCCACTTCGTGGGGGAGAGGGAGCAACCCCTCGGGCCCGGCCCACAGTCCCCGCTCCCCCTCTCCCCTCCGGGGAGAGGGCCGGGGTGAGGGGCACCTCCTCCACGACCTCCGGTTCCGCTCCCCCTCTCCCCTCCGGGGAGAGGGCCGGGGTGAGGGGAGGCTCGCCGCCAGCGCCCGACGAGGACCTCCCCGAGGCCGCCACCCCACGCCCCCCGCCGCCCGAGCCGCGCACGCCGGAGGAGCGGGCCGCCCGGCGCGCCGCCCTGGCCTGCCCCCTGGCCGCCGTGCCGCGCGCCCACGCCTCGCCGCGCGGCCTGCTGGAGGAGCGCGGGCGCGCCACGGTGGAGCAGGCGCTGGAGTTCTGGCCGCGCGCCTGGCAGGACCGGACCACCCTCCGGCGCATCCGCGACCTCCAGGTGGGCGACGAGGCCATCGTGCTCGCCTCCGTGAAGTCGGCCCGCTCGCGCCGCACCCGCAACGGGCGCGTCCTGCTCGAGGTGGCGGTGGCCGACGAGACCGGCGGCCTGGGCCTGGTCTTCTTCAACGCCCCGCCCTGGAAGGAGAAGCAGCTGCCGCCGGGGGCCACCCTGCTGGTCTCCGGGAAGGTGACCGAGGGCTTCGGCGGGCGGCGGCAGATGACGCAGCCCGAGGTCGAGGTCCACCAGCCGGGCGACTCGGCCAACTTCGGCCGCATCGTGCCGATCTACCCGGGCCCGGCCGACTGGCAGCACCCGGCGCTGCGCAAGCTCATGAAGCGGCTCTGCGACGAGCTGGCGCCGCTGGCGGTGGACGACCTGCCCGCGCCGGTCCGGGCGCGGCGCGGCCTGCTGGCCCGCGCCCAGGCGCTGCGCCAGGCCCACTTCCCCCCGCCGGGCACCGACCTGGCCGCCGCCGCGGCCCGCGCCACCCCCGCCTTCCGCCGGCTGGTCTTCGAGGAGCTCTTCTTCCTGCAGCTGGCGGTGGCCCTGCAGCGCCGCGGCGTCAAGTCCAAGGCCGGCATCAGCTTCGAGGCCGGGCCCGAGGCGCTCGACCGGGCGCTGGCGCGCCTGCCCTTCGCGCTGACCGGCTCGCAGCAGAAGGTGCTGGGCGAGATCGCCCGGGACATGGCGAGCCCCGAGCCCATGAACCGCCTGCTGCAGGGCGACGTGGGCAGCGGCAAGACCGCGGTGGCCTTCGCCGCCATGCTGCTGGCGGTCCAGTCCGGCTACCAGGCGGTGTTGATGGCGCCCACCGAGATCCTGGCCGAGCAGCACGCCCGCACCCTGTCGCGCTGGCTGGCCGGCACCACCCTGGAGGTGGCGCTGGTGGGCAACGCGGCGCGCGGCAAGGGGCAGCAGGCGGCCCGGCAGCTGGTGCGCAGCGGCGCGGCGCGGCTGGTGGTGGGGACCCACGCGCTGCTGGAGGCCGAGGTGGGCTTCGACCGGCTGGGCCTGGTGGTGGTCGACGAGCAGCACCGCTTCGGCGTGCTGCAGCGGGCCGCGCTCATCGGCAAGGGACGGCTCCCCGACGTGCTGGTCATGACCGCCACGCCCATCCCGCGCACCCTGGCGCTGGCCTTCTACGGCGACCTCGACCAGTCCAAGATCACCGAGCTGCCGCCCGGGCGCACCCCGGTGGAGACCAGGCTCTTCGGCGACTCGCAGCGCAAGAAGGTCCACGAGCTGGCGCGCCAGGAGCTGGGGCTGGGCCGGCAGGTCTACGTGGTCTACCCGCTGGTGGCCGAGTCGGAGAAGTCCGACCTGGCCGACGCCACCAGCGGCGCCGAGGCGCTGCGCGGCGTGTTCGCGCCGCACGCGGTGGGCCTGCTGCACGGCAAGATGAAGCCCGAGGAGAAGCAGTCGGTCATGGAGGCCTTCCGGCGCGGCGAGGTGCAGGTGCTGGTGGCCACCACGGTCATCGAGGTGGGCGTGGACGTGCCCAACGCCAGCGTCATGATCGTGGAGCACGCCGAGCGCTTCGGCCTGTCGCAGCTGCACCAGCTGCGCGGCCGGGTGGGCCGCGGCGCGGCCAGGAGCCGCTGCCTGCTGCTGGCCAGGCTCCGCCAGGCCGGCCCGGAGGCGCGGGAGCGCCTGGAGGCGCTGGTGGCCACGCAGGACGGCTTCGAGCTGGCCCGGGTGGACCTGAAGCTGCGCGGGCCCGGGGAGATGCTCGGCACCCGGCAGTCGGGCCAGGCGCTGCTGGAGGTGGCCGACCTCTACCGCGACGAGGCCATCCTGGAGGAGGCGCGCGAGGAGGCCTTCGCCCTGGTGGAGGCCGATCCGTCGCTGGCCAGCCCCGAGCACGCCGCCGCGGCCGAGGCGCTGCGCGGGCGCTGGGCCTCCCGGCTGTCGCTGGCGCAGGTCGGGTAG
- the carB gene encoding carbamoyl-phosphate synthase large subunit has product MPRRSDIKKIMICGSGPIVIGQACEFDYSGTQACKALKEEGYQIVLLNSNPATIMTDPGFADRTYVEPMTPAVAEQIIAREKPDVLLPTLGGQTALNLAVALAKNGALKRHGVELIGASLEAIEKAEDRLLFKEAMKRVGVEMPKSGYATSWEEASATADEIGFPIIIRPSFTMGGEGGGVAYNREEFEPMARRALVLSPTHTILCEESIIGWKEYELEVMRDKNDNVVIICSIENFDPMGVHTGDSITVAPAQTLTDKEYQVMRDAAVRIIREIGVDTGGSNIQFGTHPRTGRLVVIEMNPRVSRSSALASKATGFPIAKIAAKLAVGYTLDELKNDITRVTPASFEPTIDYVVTKIPRFAFEKFKGADDVLTTAMKSVGEVMAMGRTFQESLQKAIRGLEIDRCGLESTLGKKPGEAYTPAEKALVDATIRVPRAHRLFWLGEAFRAGMTVDEVHGASAVDPWFLREIEELVATEAALGGKLPQGREGWYAVKRMGFSDKRLAQLAGATEQEARQARWAAGVRPVFKRVDTCAAEFEAHTPYLYSTYEEECEAEPTGRDKVMILGGGPNRIGQGIEFDYCCVHASFALAQAGFETIMVNCNPETVSTDYDTSDRLYFEPLTLEDVLEIVHKEKPKGLIVQYGGQTPLKLAVPLHELGVPIFGTSPDAIDRAEDRERFSAMIEKLGLRQPQNGMARSPEEAFAVAHRIGYPVMVRPSYVLGGRAMEVVYDDADLKRYLTEAVQASNDRPVLVDRFLKDAAEVDVDVVSDGRDVVVGGVMEHIEEAGIHSGDSACSLPPFSLAPALVAEIERQSIAMARELGVVGLMNVQFAVQGGDVYVLEVNPRASRTVPFVGKATGLPLAKAGALCMVGKTLAEAGVTASAHPRHVSVKEAVFPFARFRGVDTMLGPEMRSTGEVMGVDFDFARAFWKAQAAAGNTLPTGGAGKRAFVSVRNGDKEGLVDVARRLAGLGFEVLATAGTHAFLAARGIASTPVRKVKEGRPSIVDRIKDGDVHFVVNTTDGKREVSDSFPIRRETLMKQLPYFTTMTGARAAVAAMEAARSGPIGVRSLQEYHAPVTSR; this is encoded by the coding sequence ATGCCGCGCCGCTCAGACATCAAGAAGATCATGATCTGCGGGTCCGGGCCCATCGTCATCGGGCAGGCCTGCGAGTTCGACTACTCCGGGACGCAGGCCTGCAAGGCCCTCAAGGAAGAGGGCTACCAGATCGTCCTGCTCAACTCGAACCCGGCCACCATCATGACGGATCCGGGCTTCGCCGACCGGACCTACGTCGAGCCGATGACGCCCGCGGTGGCGGAGCAGATCATCGCCCGCGAGAAGCCGGACGTGCTGCTGCCCACCCTGGGCGGCCAGACCGCGCTCAACCTGGCGGTGGCGCTGGCCAAGAACGGGGCCCTGAAGCGCCACGGCGTCGAGCTCATCGGCGCCTCGCTGGAGGCCATCGAGAAGGCCGAGGACCGGCTGCTCTTCAAGGAGGCCATGAAGCGGGTGGGCGTGGAGATGCCCAAGTCCGGCTACGCCACCTCCTGGGAGGAGGCCTCCGCCACCGCCGACGAGATCGGCTTCCCCATCATCATCCGCCCCAGCTTCACCATGGGCGGGGAGGGCGGCGGCGTCGCCTACAACCGGGAGGAGTTCGAGCCCATGGCGCGGCGCGCCCTGGTGCTCTCCCCGACCCACACCATCCTCTGCGAGGAGTCGATCATCGGGTGGAAGGAGTACGAGCTGGAGGTGATGCGCGACAAGAACGACAACGTCGTCATCATCTGCTCCATCGAGAACTTCGACCCCATGGGCGTGCACACCGGTGACTCCATCACGGTGGCGCCAGCCCAGACCCTCACCGACAAGGAGTACCAGGTGATGCGGGACGCCGCGGTCCGCATCATCCGCGAGATCGGCGTCGACACCGGCGGCTCCAACATCCAGTTCGGCACCCACCCGCGCACCGGCCGGCTGGTGGTCATCGAGATGAACCCGCGCGTCTCGCGCTCCTCGGCGCTGGCCTCCAAGGCCACCGGGTTCCCCATCGCCAAGATCGCCGCCAAGCTGGCGGTGGGCTACACGCTCGACGAGCTCAAGAACGACATCACCCGGGTCACCCCGGCCTCGTTCGAGCCCACCATCGACTACGTGGTCACCAAGATCCCGCGCTTCGCCTTCGAGAAGTTCAAGGGGGCCGACGACGTCCTGACCACCGCCATGAAGTCGGTGGGCGAGGTCATGGCCATGGGCCGGACCTTCCAGGAGTCCCTGCAGAAGGCCATCCGCGGGCTGGAGATCGACCGCTGCGGCCTGGAGTCCACGCTGGGGAAGAAGCCGGGCGAGGCCTACACCCCCGCCGAGAAGGCGCTGGTGGACGCCACCATCCGGGTGCCCCGCGCCCACCGGCTCTTCTGGCTGGGCGAGGCCTTCCGGGCCGGCATGACGGTGGACGAGGTGCACGGCGCCAGCGCGGTGGACCCGTGGTTCCTGCGGGAGATCGAGGAGCTGGTGGCCACCGAGGCGGCCCTGGGCGGGAAGCTGCCGCAGGGGCGCGAGGGGTGGTACGCCGTGAAGCGCATGGGCTTCTCCGACAAGCGCCTGGCCCAGCTGGCCGGCGCCACCGAGCAGGAGGCCCGCCAGGCCCGCTGGGCGGCCGGGGTGCGCCCGGTCTTCAAGCGGGTGGACACCTGCGCCGCCGAGTTCGAGGCCCACACGCCCTACCTCTACTCGACCTACGAGGAGGAGTGCGAGGCCGAGCCGACCGGGCGGGACAAGGTGATGATCCTGGGCGGCGGGCCCAACCGCATCGGCCAGGGCATCGAGTTCGACTACTGCTGCGTCCACGCCTCGTTCGCGCTGGCGCAGGCCGGGTTCGAGACCATCATGGTCAACTGCAACCCGGAGACCGTCTCCACCGACTACGACACCAGCGACCGGCTCTACTTCGAGCCGCTCACGCTGGAGGACGTGCTGGAGATCGTGCACAAGGAGAAGCCCAAGGGGCTGATCGTGCAGTACGGCGGCCAGACGCCGCTCAAGCTGGCGGTGCCGCTGCACGAGCTGGGCGTGCCCATCTTCGGCACCAGCCCGGACGCCATCGACCGGGCCGAGGACCGCGAGCGGTTCTCCGCCATGATCGAGAAGCTCGGGCTGCGCCAGCCACAGAACGGCATGGCGCGCAGCCCCGAGGAGGCCTTCGCGGTGGCCCACCGCATCGGCTATCCGGTCATGGTGCGCCCCAGCTACGTGCTGGGCGGCCGGGCCATGGAGGTGGTCTACGACGACGCCGACCTGAAGCGCTACCTGACCGAGGCGGTGCAGGCCTCCAACGACCGGCCGGTGCTGGTGGACCGCTTCCTCAAGGACGCCGCCGAGGTGGACGTCGACGTGGTCTCCGACGGCCGCGACGTGGTGGTGGGCGGGGTGATGGAGCACATCGAGGAGGCCGGCATCCACTCCGGCGACTCGGCCTGCTCGCTGCCCCCCTTCAGCCTGGCCCCGGCGCTGGTGGCCGAGATCGAGCGGCAGTCCATCGCCATGGCCCGCGAGCTGGGCGTGGTCGGCCTCATGAACGTGCAGTTCGCGGTGCAGGGCGGCGACGTCTACGTGCTGGAGGTGAACCCGCGCGCCAGCCGCACCGTGCCCTTCGTGGGCAAGGCCACCGGCCTGCCGCTGGCCAAGGCCGGCGCCCTGTGCATGGTGGGCAAGACCCTGGCCGAGGCCGGGGTGACCGCCTCGGCCCACCCGCGCCACGTCTCGGTGAAGGAGGCGGTCTTCCCCTTCGCCCGCTTCCGCGGCGTGGACACCATGCTGGGCCCTGAGATGCGCTCGACCGGCGAGGTCATGGGAGTGGACTTCGACTTCGCCCGCGCCTTCTGGAAGGCCCAGGCGGCGGCCGGCAACACCCTGCCCACCGGCGGCGCCGGCAAGCGGGCCTTCGTCTCGGTGCGCAACGGCGACAAGGAGGGCCTGGTGGACGTGGCCCGCCGCCTGGCCGGGCTGGGCTTCGAGGTGCTGGCCACCGCCGGCACCCACGCCTTCCTGGCGGCCCGCGGCATCGCCAGCACCCCGGTGCGCAAGGTGAAGGAGGGGCGCCCCTCCATCGTGGACCGGATCAAGGACGGCGACGTGCACTTCGTGGTCAACACCACCGACGGGAAGCGCGAGGTCTCCGACAGCTTCCCCATCCGGCGCGAGACCCTGATGAAGCAGTTGCCCTACTTCACCACCATGACCGGCGCCCGCGCCGCCGTGGCGGCCATGGAGGCGGCCCGCTCCGGGCCCATCGGCGTCCGCTCGCTGCAGGAGTACCACGCCCCCGTCACCAGTCGTTGA
- the thrC gene encoding threonine synthase: protein MSFRATYRCGEGCDVRAELTEVIYRCPRCGGLLEVEHDLEALRARSADDWKALFDTRFKVGPWPLGSGVWGKKEWVYPQLALPNVVSMYEGGSPLLKVDRYARELGLDDVWVKECGVTHTGSFKDLGMTVLVSAVREMQARGVPVRAVACASTGDTSAALSAYCAAAGIPSVVLLPRGKISTAQLVQPISNGALVLELDTDFDGCMAVVQQLSETKDIYLANSMNSLRIEGQKTASIEIVQQLGWSAPDWIVIPGGNLGNASAVAKGFELMKALGVVDRVPRLVVAQAEHANPLFRATTAAGLRAAPGVTVKPISATRTLASAIQIGAPVSASRALRALAAMDGLVEQASEQELADACARADRAGLFTCPHTGVALAALEKLAGRGVVKRGERVVVISTAHGLKFSDFKVGYHEGTLPGLVSPLRNPGVQLPATLGAVQDAITARFGRG from the coding sequence ATGAGCTTCCGCGCGACCTACCGCTGCGGCGAGGGCTGCGACGTGCGCGCCGAGCTCACCGAGGTCATCTACCGCTGCCCGAGGTGCGGTGGCCTGCTGGAGGTCGAGCACGACCTCGAGGCCCTGCGGGCCCGCTCGGCCGACGACTGGAAGGCGCTCTTCGACACCCGCTTCAAGGTCGGCCCGTGGCCCCTCGGCTCGGGCGTGTGGGGCAAGAAGGAGTGGGTCTACCCGCAGCTGGCGCTCCCCAACGTGGTCTCCATGTACGAGGGGGGCAGCCCGCTCCTCAAGGTGGACCGCTACGCCCGCGAGCTGGGGCTCGACGACGTCTGGGTCAAGGAGTGTGGCGTCACCCACACCGGGTCCTTCAAGGACCTGGGGATGACGGTGCTGGTCTCGGCGGTCAGGGAGATGCAGGCGCGCGGCGTGCCGGTGCGGGCGGTGGCCTGCGCCTCCACCGGCGACACCTCGGCGGCGCTCTCGGCCTACTGCGCGGCCGCCGGCATCCCCAGCGTGGTGCTGCTGCCGCGCGGCAAGATCTCCACCGCCCAGCTGGTCCAGCCCATCTCCAACGGGGCCCTGGTGCTGGAGCTGGACACCGACTTCGACGGCTGCATGGCGGTGGTGCAGCAGCTCTCCGAGACCAAGGACATCTACCTCGCCAACTCGATGAACTCGCTGCGCATCGAGGGGCAGAAGACCGCCTCCATCGAGATCGTGCAGCAGCTCGGCTGGAGCGCGCCGGACTGGATCGTCATCCCGGGCGGCAACCTGGGGAACGCCAGCGCGGTGGCCAAGGGCTTCGAGCTCATGAAGGCGCTGGGGGTGGTGGACCGGGTGCCGCGGCTGGTGGTGGCGCAGGCGGAGCACGCCAACCCGCTCTTCCGGGCCACCACCGCGGCCGGCCTGAGGGCCGCCCCGGGGGTGACGGTGAAGCCCATCTCGGCCACCAGGACCCTGGCCTCCGCCATCCAGATCGGGGCGCCGGTGTCGGCCAGCCGGGCGCTGCGGGCGCTGGCGGCCATGGACGGCCTGGTGGAGCAGGCCTCCGAGCAGGAGCTGGCGGACGCCTGCGCCCGGGCCGACCGGGCCGGGCTCTTCACCTGCCCGCACACCGGCGTGGCGCTGGCGGCCCTGGAGAAGCTGGCGGGTCGCGGCGTGGTCAAGCGCGGCGAGCGGGTGGTGGTCATCTCCACCGCCCACGGCCTCAAGTTCTCCGACTTCAAGGTCGGCTACCACGAGGGCACGCTGCCGGGCCTGGTCTCGCCGCTGCGAAACCCTGGCGTGCAGCTGCCCGCCACGCTGGGCGCCGTGCAGGACGCCATCACCGCCCGCTTCGGGCGCGGCTAG
- the greA gene encoding transcription elongation factor GreA, protein MTKSGLVRLKEELKRLKAVERPKIVKEIAEARAHGDLSENAEYHAAKEKQSHVEGRILQVEHWIASAEVIDVTKHAGDKVIFGATVTLSDTDSGDEVTYRLVGELEADLKQGKISVTSPIARALIGRSEGDAVTVRSPGGSREFEIQAIKFVEDDIAESE, encoded by the coding sequence ATGACGAAGTCCGGGCTGGTCCGGCTGAAGGAGGAGCTGAAGCGGCTCAAGGCCGTGGAGCGCCCCAAGATCGTGAAGGAGATCGCCGAGGCGCGCGCCCACGGCGACCTCTCCGAGAACGCCGAGTACCACGCCGCCAAGGAGAAGCAGTCGCACGTGGAGGGGCGCATCCTCCAGGTGGAGCACTGGATCGCCTCGGCCGAGGTCATCGACGTGACCAAGCACGCCGGCGACAAGGTGATCTTCGGCGCCACCGTGACCCTCTCCGACACCGACTCCGGCGACGAGGTGACCTACCGCCTGGTGGGCGAGCTGGAGGCCGACCTGAAGCAGGGCAAGATCTCGGTGACCTCGCCCATCGCCCGGGCCCTCATCGGGCGCAGCGAGGGCGACGCCGTGACGGTGCGCAGCCCGGGCGGCAGCCGCGAGTTCGAGATCCAGGCCATCAAGTTCGTCGAGGACGACATCGCGGAGTCGGAGTGA
- the tmk gene encoding dTMP kinase, whose product MSRRRGRFVVIEGLDGAGTTTQARLLGERLRAGGRAAHVTAEPSGGPVGALLRQVLQRRVSGGAGGDFDAHAVALLFAADRLDHLAAEVSPRLAEGSDVISDRYTLSSLAYQGLTTGDLGWVEAINARARAPDLTIFLRVRPGLALGRRRAAATAPELYEVAAFQRRVARAYERALARLVRAGQRVEVLDGEAPVEAVAEAVGGLVARLRRR is encoded by the coding sequence GTGAGCCGGCGGCGCGGGCGCTTCGTCGTCATCGAGGGGCTGGACGGTGCGGGCACCACCACCCAGGCCCGGCTGCTGGGCGAGCGGCTGCGGGCGGGCGGGCGCGCCGCGCACGTCACCGCCGAGCCCTCGGGCGGGCCGGTGGGGGCGCTGCTGCGCCAGGTGCTGCAGCGGCGCGTCAGCGGCGGCGCCGGTGGGGACTTCGACGCCCACGCCGTGGCGCTGCTCTTCGCCGCCGATCGGCTCGACCACCTGGCGGCCGAGGTGTCGCCGCGGCTGGCCGAGGGCAGCGACGTGATCTCGGATCGCTACACCCTCTCGTCGCTGGCCTACCAGGGGCTCACCACCGGCGACCTCGGCTGGGTCGAGGCCATCAACGCCCGGGCCCGGGCCCCGGACCTGACCATCTTCCTCAGGGTGCGGCCGGGCCTGGCGCTGGGCCGGCGCCGCGCCGCCGCCACCGCCCCGGAGCTCTACGAGGTGGCGGCCTTCCAGCGCCGCGTGGCGCGCGCCTACGAGCGGGCGCTGGCCCGGCTGGTGCGCGCCGGGCAGCGGGTCGAGGTGCTCGACGGCGAGGCCCCGGTCGAGGCGGTGGCCGAGGCGGTCGGCGGGCTGGTGGCGCGCCTGCGCCGTCGCTAG
- a CDS encoding competence/damage-inducible protein A: MRAPTAALVVVGSEVLSAKVADENGPWLARRLRELGVELRAIATVADRVDDIVEAVDRERRRAGWLFTSGGVGPTHDDLTVAAVARALGRPLARHAQLALAIDALHRRHHGGEAAPEAALRMADVPVGTELVGDQGYPTLVCGNVVLLPGVPRFFRYQFDRVATLLAGAPFRLAQVYLVVREERIAGSLAEVALAHPGVELGSYPQFDDGDHLVRLTVESRDLPAVEAALRALLGALPAGAVLRVEGP; this comes from the coding sequence ATGCGAGCCCCCACCGCCGCGCTGGTCGTCGTCGGCAGCGAGGTGCTCTCCGCCAAGGTGGCCGACGAGAACGGTCCCTGGCTGGCCCGGCGGCTGCGCGAGCTGGGCGTGGAGCTGCGGGCCATCGCCACCGTGGCCGACCGGGTGGACGACATCGTCGAGGCGGTGGACCGGGAGCGGCGGCGCGCCGGCTGGCTCTTCACCTCGGGCGGCGTCGGCCCCACCCATGACGACCTGACCGTGGCGGCGGTGGCGCGGGCGCTGGGGCGGCCCCTGGCGCGCCACGCCCAGCTGGCCCTGGCCATCGACGCCCTGCACCGCCGCCACCACGGCGGCGAGGCGGCCCCCGAGGCGGCGCTGCGCATGGCCGACGTGCCGGTGGGCACCGAGCTGGTGGGCGATCAGGGCTACCCGACGCTGGTGTGCGGCAACGTGGTGCTGCTGCCCGGGGTGCCGCGCTTCTTCCGCTACCAGTTCGACCGGGTGGCCACGCTGCTGGCCGGCGCGCCCTTCCGGCTGGCGCAGGTCTACCTGGTGGTGCGCGAGGAGCGCATCGCCGGGTCGCTGGCCGAGGTGGCCCTGGCCCACCCCGGGGTGGAGCTCGGGAGCTATCCGCAGTTCGACGACGGTGACCACCTGGTGCGCCTGACGGTGGAGTCGCGCGACCTGCCGGCGGTCGAGGCGGCGCTGCGGGCGCTGCTGGGCGCGCTGCCGGCCGGGGCGGTGCTGCGGGTCGAGGGGCCCTGA